GACCTCGCGCGCGCGCTCCAGGCCGGCCCCGACAACCCGCTGGTGGGGCTGGCCGGCCGCGCCGGCCTCCTGCGACGGCTGGGCGAGGTCATCGACGACAACCCCGCCATGTTCCCGAACGGCCGCCCGAGCGGGCTGCTCACGTCGATCCGCGCCCGCGGGCCCGAGGTCCGCGCCGCCGATCTGCTCGGCGATCTCCTCGAGGGCCTCGGCCCGATCTGGCCCGGCCGCATCGAGCTCGGTGGCGTCAACCTCGGCGACTGCTGGCGTCACCCGCCGCCGGCGGCGCCGGCATGTCGAGCGGCCTGGTGCCGTTCCACAAGCTGTCGCAGTGGCTCGCCTACTCGCTGTTCGAGCCGTTCGAGCTGGGCGGCGTCAAGGTCGTGCAGCACGGCGCCATGACCGGCCTGCCCGAGCACCGCAACGGCGGCCTGCTGCTCGACCTCGGCGTGCTCGTCCCGCGCTACGACGCCATCACCCAGGGCACCCGCTACCGCGTCGACGACGAGGTCGTCGTCGAGTGGCGCGCGCTCACCGTCGCGCTGCTCGACTGGGTCGCCGACGCGGTCCGCGAGCGCCTGCAGGTCTCGCCCGATCAGATGCCGCTGGCCAGCGTCCTCGAGGGCGGCACCTGGTACGCCGGGCGCCAGGTCGCGCGCGAGCGCCGCGCCGGCGGCGGCTCGCCCATCGCCGTCGACAGCGACGGCACCGTGTTCTGACCGCGCCGCGGACGCGGCCGAGCGTTCGGGCGGCGGCACCGCTCGGCGTACGCCGGGCGGCGGGTCCAGCCAGCGCCGGCGCGCGCCGGCGGCGGCTCGCCCATCGCCGGCGACAGTCGACGGCACCGGTTCATGGCCTGCACGCTCGACCTCGCGATGCAGGAGCCGTGACCGCTTGCTCTTCTTCGATCGCGCCACCTGCCGCCGGTCGGTCCGCGACCGCTGCGCCGATGGCGCCGCGTGCGGTGGCGCCCGACGCCGGCCCGCCGCGGCCGACGAAGGCGTAGACTGGGGAGGTGGCCGATCGGGACTCCACCGAGCCCGCCCCAGGCACGTCACCGTTCTCGACCGCGCAGGTCGACGCGGCCGTCGATCAGTTGCGCGACGGCGACGCGACGGCGACCGCGACGATGACCTCGCCGCCGCCGGGCCCGCGCCGACGTCGGCTGCCGCGGATGGATCGCGGCACGGTGATCGGCCGCTACGTCGTGATCGATCTGCTGGGCCAGGGCGGGATGGGCGACGTCTACGCCGCCTACGATCCCGAGCTCGATCGTCGGGTCGCGCTGAAGCTGGTGCGCGACCTCACCGGGCAGGGCCGCGAGCGGTTGATCGCCGAGGCCAAGGCCATGGCCCGCGTGTCGCACCCCAACGTGTGCGCGGTCCACGACGCCGGCCGCTTCGCCGAGGGCGTCTTCATCGCCATGGAGCTGGTCGACGGTCAGACCCTCACCGAATGGCGACGCACGCCGCGCAGCTGGCGCGAGATCGTGACGGTGTTCGCCGCCGCAGGCGCTGGGCTGTGCGCCGCCCACGCCGCCGGCATCGTCCACCGCGACTTCGCCGGGCAACGTCATGATCGCCCGCGACGGGCGCGTGCGCGTGCTCGACTTCGGCGTGGCCCGGGTCGGCGCGATGGTCGTGGCGCCAGACCCCGCGACGCCCGGCAGCGAGCCCGACCCCGACGCGGACGCCAGCCCGCGGATCCTCGCCAGCCGGGCCATGGGCACGCCGTCGTACATGGCGCCCGAGCAGCGGCGTCCCGGCGTCCACGACGCCCGCGTCGATCAGTACGCGTTCGCGGTGGCGCTGTACGAGGCGCTGTACGGCCTGAGCGGCCGTTCGCCGGCGACCACGCCGACGAGATCGCGGACAACGCGCTCGCCTACCGGGTGCGGCCGCCGCCGCGTGAGCGCGACGTGCCGGCGTGGCTCCGGCGGCCGCTGCTCAGGCGCTGCAACCCGAGCCCGGCGATCGCTTCCCGGCGCTGCAGGCGCTGCTGGTCGAGGTGGCCCGCGACCCGGCGCTGCGGCGGCGACGCGCGCGCTGGGCGCCGTGGTGGTTGGGCTCCGGCGCGCTCGCGCTGGTCCGCCTGACCCGCCGCGCCGCCCCGGTGCCGCCGTCTGCCGCGGCAATCGACGCGCCGCGCTGGAGCTGTGGACCGACGCGGCGCGGGCGCCGGGTGGCGACGGCGTTCCGCGCCACCGGGCGGCCCGCCGTCGACGGCTGGACCGCCCGGGTCGCCGACGAGCTGCAGCGCCGCGCCCGCGCGCTGGGCGCGAGCCGGGTCGCGGCGTGCGAGGCGTCGAGCGTGCGCCACGAGCAGTCGCCCGAGCTGCTCGATCGCCGGATGACGTGCCTCGACCGGCGCGGCGCCGAGCTGGCGGCGCTGGTGGCGCGGCTGGGCGGCGCCCGACGCGGCGTTGATGGATCGCGCTCGACGCCGTCGCGCGCCTGCCGCCGATCGACGCCTGCGCCGACGCCGAGGCGCTGGTGTCGGCGGTGCCGCGGCCGACCGACCCGGCGCGCCAGCGCGATCTGGCGAAGCCGCCGGGCCGCGGGGTGGCCGCGGCCCGCGCCGGAGCTGCGCCGCCGACGCCCGCCACACCCGCGCGCTGGCGCGCGCCGGCGTCGAGCTCGCCGAACGCGCGGGCTGGAGCGTGCTGGTCGCCGAGGCCCCTGGTCACCGACGTCGATGCCGCGCTGATCGCCGGCGACTACGCCGGCCTCGACGACGAGGTGTTCCGCGCCGCGCGGCTCGCGACCGAGGCCCGCGCCGAGCCCGCCGCGGCCGCGGCGTGGATCGCCGGCGTCAGGGTGCGCTGGCGGCGCTGGGGCGGCCGCAGGAGGCGCTGGCGATCGCGCCCCGCCGACGCCGCGCTGGCGCGGCGGACCGGCCAGGCCGCAGCCGGCGGCGCTGCTCGAGGCCGAGGCCGCGGCGCTCGAGGCCACCGGCGACTTCGCCGCCGCGATGGCGCGCGACGATCAGGCCTCGCGCTGCGCACCGCCGCCACTGGCGCCGACGCCCCACTGCCGGTGGGTGACGTGCTCAACCACCTAAGGCGACCCTGGCCTCGCGGCAAGGCGACCACGCCGGCGCCGAGGGCTGCATCGCCGCGTGCTCGCGCT
The genomic region above belongs to Myxococcales bacterium and contains:
- a CDS encoding protein kinase; translation: MADRDSTEPAPGTSPFSTAQVDAAVDQLRDGDATATATMTSPPPGPRRRRLPRMDRGTVIGRYVVIDLLGQGGMGDVYAAYDPELDRRVALKLVRDLTGQGRERLIAEAKAMARVSHPNVCAVHDAGRFAEGVFIAMELVDGQTLTEWRRTPRSWREIVTVFAAAGAGLCAAHAAGIVHRDFAGQRHDRPRRARARARLRRGPGRRDGRGARPRDARQRARPRRGRQPADPRQPGHGHAVVHGARAAASRRPRRPRRSVRVRGGAVRGAVRPERPFAGDHADEIADNALAYRVRPPPRERDVPAWLRRPLLRRCNPSPAIASRRCRRCWSRWPATRRCGGDARAGRRGGWAPARSRWSA